A region of Sulfuricella denitrificans skB26 DNA encodes the following proteins:
- a CDS encoding TetR family transcriptional regulator C-terminal domain-containing protein: MFEQAYLEQWLKTTRHYLFADRENLVDATETALLESKLESHGAQDRCISRARGSLLRLLKRTAMQDQNPLHELERAFYFQISFIARHPDIPKRLLGWLSQGGDGRIRRRIQVVIDNYESRLCRIIDQAKHQGLIRAEIEPHTAASFFVGIIQSLALRMNADLRQRERLLREAVEVFALYRAGVVSPSK; the protein is encoded by the coding sequence ATGTTTGAGCAGGCGTATTTGGAGCAATGGCTAAAAACTACGCGTCATTATTTGTTTGCCGATCGGGAAAACCTTGTCGATGCGACAGAGACAGCGCTGCTTGAATCAAAACTGGAAAGCCATGGTGCTCAGGACCGCTGCATTTCACGAGCGCGGGGGAGCTTGCTGCGTCTCTTGAAGCGCACAGCGATGCAAGATCAAAATCCGCTCCATGAACTGGAGCGCGCCTTCTATTTTCAGATTTCGTTCATCGCACGGCATCCCGACATTCCCAAGCGCCTTCTAGGGTGGTTATCGCAAGGCGGCGATGGCCGTATTCGTCGGCGTATTCAGGTGGTCATCGACAATTACGAATCACGCCTTTGCCGAATAATTGATCAGGCAAAGCACCAGGGGCTCATCAGGGCCGAAATTGAACCGCACACTGCGGCGAGTTTCTTCGTCGGTATTATCCAGAGCCTGGCACTCAGAATGAATGCCGATTTGCGCCAGCGAGAGCGACTGTTGCGTGAGGCAGTCGAGGTTTTTGCTTTATACCGGGCAGGGGTAGTTTCTCCGTCGAAATGA